In the Mastacembelus armatus chromosome 16, fMasArm1.2, whole genome shotgun sequence genome, TGATGAGTACAGAAGTTGCTATCATGTACTGGCTACACATCAGTTTGCTTGCTGCCAAGCATTGTTTTCACCatttggaagagaaaaaaaaaatgctaaagtGTCTTCGGCATAGTAAGGAGTAATACAGCTCACTCCAATCATAGTCTCCTAACATTTCGCTTGCTTTGAGCACTTCCTGGAAGAATGATGTCCTTTTTACGACGGCCTACAGACTGGCTGCCACACTCTCTAGAGCCATGAAAAGCACACAAGCATGCTGTGCAAAACTGGAAACCACAGTTATCTCTACTGCACACACCTTCCCCTTTCACTGAGTGACACCTTGCAGGATGCTGACACCGAGGGCAAGGCTTGAGGCACTCATCATTGAAGAGGGTTTTGGCAACctgaaaggggggggggggggaagttAGATGGACTGACTGTAAATGTCTTCTCACCTTCAGAAGGCAGTGTGGAAAGCCcattgacatttttaaagtattaCTTAACATATGGAAATAGCATTTGGACAGTTATACATTCTGTTCATCAGGCTCTGAGCTTCAGTACAttcaatgtgaaataaaataataaagagtAAATTATAGTGTCATGTCTCAGTTTTGAGTAGGtttactattattatattaaCATAACGAAACTCACTTCTAGAAATTCATCCCGTTTGCTCTTGATGCCCGAATGTGAGGCACTGTGCTGTAATTGGGTTAAAGTGCTATTTTCTGATTTTGGGGTGCAATAGCTGGAGGTCCTGGACTGAGCCTGAACCGTCTTAAGGGCCGACCTCTTAAGCAAACTCAGTCTGGTGTCCGCATCAGGCACATGGGCAGCACCACCAAGCTGTAAGTTCACAGTAGAAAGTAGGAggtttatttctgctgtgatACATGAGATGATAGAGAATATACCTCCTTGAGGTACAACATTAGGCACAATGTCCGATATAACACCGGTACACAGTGAGTTTTGGCCAGCCAACAGTGACCAATACGACATTCCCTACCTCAAGAGTAGCCTCCATTTCACTCAGGTGGCTTCTTCTCCTGAAGCTAGTTTGCTTGTCCTGCTGAATAATTTCATTCCAGCTTTTGcacacctgaccacacctgtcaAAACACATATTCAGGGAAATATTTTTAACTCTCACTGCACCAGTATTAAACAAGCTGTGTCCTTAATTAGTGCTtccattaatttatttaaaaaaaaaaatctgactaaTAAGTTATAAGAAAAAagatgttagttttttttttttttaactgtggaAGGAGCTACTTGACCTTTGGGAAGTGTAAGGTGGACTGAATAACATAAATTATGATTTTGCTTTGTATAGCAACTCCTCACCTGTGAATACTCTCAGGGGTCAGATGATTAAATATGACAGCTAGAATGTGCCTGAGGTCCCTCTTCTTAAGCTCTGTGAGTATGTCCACCTTCCCTATACCCATCTTCCTGCCGATCAGTCCTGCCAATGGCATAGTGGTCCTGAATGTCACCGGAGTCTTTGCCAGTGCTGCTGTGTACTTCAGCTGTTCTTTCCAGCTTGGGCTTTGGCCAATAAACATCTGGGCTCGCTGCTGGCACATAGCATGAACCAGCTGCAAAGCTGGGGTCAGTGAGAGATTAACTGGGGTTGTCCTCAGTGGAGTGACATTTGGATTAGTAGGAGCTGTGCTAAAAGATGCTGTGCTTTCTGGCTTGGCTATGGTCTCTCTCAGAGGTGTAGCATAGTCTTGGTTTGCAGAGGCCACACCATCAGAGGTGGTGCCATTACCACTTTTAGCAGAAAGGAAACTGCAAGGGGTGGTAATGTCAGCAAAAACATCCTTATATTGGCTCTGATcagcatgttcatgttttctatCCACTAGGTCATCTTCAGACTGAGAGCCCCCTTCTTTAAGTGTAGAAAGCCTGTTCTGACGCTGCAAACGGGAGCGCCGCTTTGTTTCTGCCCCATTTGGggtttcacatttttttctagaggcagacagcagcagctcctgaaATGAACCATCATGGTCCACTGAGGAATCTTGAGATTTATCAAGGGAACTGAAACCACTGTCTTCACACGCAGACCTGTTGCAGAGTTAGAGGGGAATTATTATAGGCACGTTTTCTTTTTAGTCTTTATATTATACTAAAGATCATTTTTGTTAATTGTTGAAGTATATAGCTGACAACATTTTGAAAGccaaatgcttaaaaaaaaaaacaaacgaaaaaaaaaaaaaacacatacctGATATATGTGGGTGTATGGGTGGATGATGGTGTGTAGGAAATGCTTAAGGTCTCATGTAGGTTATTTGTCACACTAGTGACTGGTGACTGATTTTCTTCATTTGATGATGCAGGCAGTAATTCACTAAAGCATGGTGTCCCAATACTACTTTGATCAGAGGAACAAAAACTCTCACTAAAATCAGCATCTGAGAGTGAAATGCTCTCAAAATTAGAAGGGTGACCAGCGTTGAGTTTACCATCTTCAAGAGTAGAGGTCCTGACCTGTGAGAAAAGGAGACGACGTTTCCTACCAGATAATGGCACATCCTGCTCCAGTTTTAAAGTGCTTGATGCCAAAGCCTCCATCACACTGTCTAGAGAGTCAAATGAAGCACTGAGCCAATGTTCAGACCTGGTACTGATAGAGGAGTCAGCCTTTCTGGTGCATGGTGATCTAACATTGTCAGTTTTGACATCTGTGGAAGGTTTGCCCAACAAAAGTCTGTGTCGTAATGGGGCATCTCTTTTATATACTTTAGGAGTTTCACACCAACTGACTGCTGGTGGCCGATGTACCCCGCGGGAGTCTTTTTCCAAAAAGGCGACTGGttctcttgttctctcttttgGTGTGACAGAAAGCCTGAGGTTTTCTTTAGGTGTTTCGTTGTATTCTGCAGGAGTGGAGTCAACACCATTGAAGTGCCGTGGACTGTGGAACACACCTGAGTATCCACTGTCAGAGCAGTCCTCAAAGCACTGCTGGCCTTTGCAGCTCTCAAGGTAGATGTTTGACTCAGGCGTGCACTGCATTTTCCTCCTGAGTTCAAACTATGGCCCAAAAACAGAATTCACAGAGAAGTCAGGAGGGTGCCAAGTGACCTgcagacaacaaaaaaacagcacatattCCAAGGTAAATGAGCAAGATGGCATTAAAGAAACTAGGATAGCATTAAGTGTGCCTGACTGGTGACTAAAGACTAAAGTGTTACGGTCAAACCAGACTCAGGTACACCAAGTACAAATATGACAGAACAAAGCTAAGCTATCTTAAATACCACCTGTGCTTGCAAAGTCTTATTGCCCAAGATATGCtcttcattttttctctttattattagtgtgaatgctgattcagAATTCACACTATCCTGTGTCtttatcatttttctttttattattccgccgtttttttTCGGTCACTAAATCTTTCTGcatactttgtgctagaaagaccgtTCACATATcaaaatattctgctttttaaagGACACTTCTGCTTGCATtcaactttttgatatcttttatattttttaagatattcagcttttttcaaattttttgtcccattgaaatgaatggagagaatgttccctctttaactgtgtcagcatactttcagctagaaacactATTCGATCTTTAAACAGGTCAGAAGGCTTTCATCTATTAGtattgtattcagctttttgatatctgttgtGGTTTTTGATTAATCAAAATCTAGTATAATGCCCCATGAGTCTCTTGCAGCACTTAGtcctttcaaaatgaaaacctttttatagcattttctcaaaaaaaaaaaaaaaaaaaaaaacctgaaacagTAACATGATCTGAAAATGGACATAACAGCTCCaggcaccaactgaggccatttttaatgtcagccatggtgtctgaTCCCaagacatggtcagactttcacaataaaagtctacagttatttataggaagatgttacatttttgtaaagtataaagAATATTCAAAATGAAGTCCAGATTctaaaataaaagccctgaaagcCCCCTTACTACAGTTCATAGTTCTTGAATATTCCAACTGCATCAGGCAATTCAAAACATGCTTCAGCTGTTTAGTAGCCAGCGACGCAGTTTGCCTCAAGCTTTTTGCAGTggtcagcaatcccaacgcaatttcttcagaaattgcatcgtctagtttcTAATgaggtgcttttattttggactCACCAAGCAGAGCACCAAttattacaaaaaagaaaaaaatttttgTTAATGCTTGAAGTATATAGCGCACACACACCTACGCTATCTACACTTGAGTAGTAGATGTTGTGGTAGATGGTAGGGtaatgtttttgaaataattaGTGCTCTGCTGTGAGTGaatccaaaacaaaagcacCTCCTTCAAAATAAGACCTTCCAAACACAGGCGGGATTTATGATAGTTTCTCAATTGCAAGTTgaatgacacaaagtgtcaaagAAAATCAGCTGGTTCAACAACAACCAATCTCAGATGTTCCAGGGGCGTTGCTATGCAAGAGCGCGTTGTCCATTTAAATCCCCGCTCTGCGTGCTCTCCATGCCGCTATAAAGTCAGCTGTAGCCGCCCAGAGGAACACCCGAGCCAATCGGGTGTACCCCAGAGGACCCCAGGGATTCATGTGTATTAAGAATATTTTATTCGCAGTTACATTAATTTACCGCAGGGCAAAGCAGCTAGCTTGCAGACTAATTAGTTAGCAATTGAGCTTGATAAGTGTACCCCATGTCAAAAAACTATAACGTAGAAagtgatattattattaaaacgCATATAAAGATAGATCCAGAACATAAacaacttcttcttcttctttcggctgctccctttaGGTACCATCAGCTCATGTAcacattttctctcacacagaccCTTCTATAAGAGCCATTACTTTAATTTATGGTGGTTAATCTTAATTTATAAACAGAGATACACTCCGTAATGCGTTATGCTAACGTACATTCAACATGCTATTACCGCTAATGTTAGTCTCCTGCCCACCTTGGTAGTGGCCTAATGTTAGTTAGTTATTCATAAACCGCCAAAAAACGAAATAATACTGAGCTTTACACACGTAAATAGAAAACATACCAACTAGTGCAAAGACCGTAGAACCAGACCCAGTTGTAGACCTCCGCTTGCACCCCTGGTCGTCGTGTCTGTTTGCTAAAGACTCCCTACACAGACAACGACCAGCCACGTTTTCAAATTTGGAGCCCACGGCTGAGGGCGTCACGTGTTTCCGATTTGGTTT is a window encoding:
- the fbxo43 gene encoding F-box only protein 43 translates to MQCTPESNIYLESCKGQQCFEDCSDSGYSGVFHSPRHFNGVDSTPAEYNETPKENLRLSVTPKERTREPVAFLEKDSRGVHRPPAVSWCETPKVYKRDAPLRHRLLLGKPSTDVKTDNVRSPCTRKADSSISTRSEHWLSASFDSLDSVMEALASSTLKLEQDVPLSGRKRRLLFSQVRTSTLEDGKLNAGHPSNFESISLSDADFSESFCSSDQSSIGTPCFSELLPASSNEENQSPVTSVTNNLHETLSISYTPSSTHTPTYIRSACEDSGFSSLDKSQDSSVDHDGSFQELLLSASRKKCETPNGAETKRRSRLQRQNRLSTLKEGGSQSEDDLVDRKHEHADQSQYKDVFADITTPCSFLSAKSGNGTTSDGVASANQDYATPLRETIAKPESTASFSTAPTNPNVTPLRTTPVNLSLTPALQLVHAMCQQRAQMFIGQSPSWKEQLKYTAALAKTPVTFRTTMPLAGLIGRKMGIGKVDILTELKKRDLRHILAVIFNHLTPESIHRCGQVCKSWNEIIQQDKQTSFRRRSHLSEMEATLELGGAAHVPDADTRLSLLKRSALKTVQAQSRTSSYCTPKSENSTLTQLQHSASHSGIKSKRDEFLEVAKTLFNDECLKPCPRCQHPARCHSVKGEGVCSRDNCGFQFCTACLCAFHGSRECGSQSVGRRKKDIILPGSAQSKRNVRRL